One Sphingomonas endolithica DNA segment encodes these proteins:
- a CDS encoding DUF1440 domain-containing protein, with the protein MDQNDNKGRKVLRGALAGLVAGIAASFVMDAFQSAAASLSSPGGDDGASEPATEKAADGVAQALTGRTLDATDKPLAGQAMHYALGIGLGVAYGVAAEFRPSVTTGMGTAFGIVTATVLDETAVPALGLGQAPWKAGVQGNLFSYASHLVFGSVAELARRQVAALLRA; encoded by the coding sequence GCGCGGTGCGCTGGCGGGTCTGGTCGCTGGGATAGCTGCGTCGTTCGTGATGGACGCGTTCCAGTCCGCCGCCGCTTCATTGTCGTCGCCCGGCGGTGATGATGGCGCGTCGGAGCCGGCGACGGAAAAGGCCGCCGACGGTGTTGCCCAGGCGCTTACGGGGCGCACGCTTGATGCGACCGACAAGCCGTTGGCCGGCCAGGCGATGCACTATGCGTTGGGGATCGGGCTGGGCGTCGCCTACGGCGTCGCGGCCGAGTTCCGCCCGAGCGTGACGACCGGCATGGGTACCGCCTTCGGGATCGTCACGGCGACGGTGCTGGACGAGACTGCGGTGCCGGCGCTCGGGCTGGGGCAAGCGCCGTGGAAGGCCGGCGTGCAGGGCAATCTGTTTTCCTATGCCTCGCACCTGGTGTTCGGGAGCGTCGCCGAACTCGCCCGCCGCCAGGTGGCCGCTTTGCTGCGGGCGTGA
- a CDS encoding OmpA family protein codes for MRSSKLMIGAALAALMTTSACVTDPETGQRTISKAAIGGIGGALGGYLLGDIVGGRNDRTAKIVGAGLGGIAGAGIGAYMDKQERDLRARTAGTDVQVIRQGDDLILNIPSGINFAYNSAAVAPNFQRTLDQVSSVLGQYNETYVDVYGHTDSTGSDDYNQGLSERRAISVADYLSGHGVQAARIATRGFGESQPIASNDTPEGQAANRRVEIKIVPISQDDLRR; via the coding sequence ATGCGATCTTCCAAGCTGATGATCGGTGCCGCTCTGGCCGCATTGATGACGACCAGCGCGTGCGTCACCGATCCCGAGACGGGCCAGCGCACGATCTCCAAGGCGGCGATCGGCGGCATTGGCGGCGCGCTCGGCGGGTATCTGCTCGGCGACATCGTTGGCGGGCGCAACGATCGCACGGCCAAGATCGTCGGCGCAGGCCTCGGCGGCATCGCCGGTGCCGGGATCGGCGCGTATATGGACAAGCAGGAACGCGACCTGCGCGCGCGCACCGCGGGCACCGACGTGCAGGTCATCCGCCAGGGCGACGATCTGATCCTCAACATCCCGTCGGGCATCAACTTCGCCTATAACAGCGCGGCGGTCGCGCCGAACTTCCAGCGCACGCTGGATCAGGTGTCGAGCGTCCTCGGCCAGTATAACGAGACCTATGTCGACGTGTACGGCCACACCGATTCGACCGGCAGCGACGATTACAACCAGGGCCTGTCCGAGCGGCGCGCGATCTCGGTCGCCGATTACCTGTCCGGCCACGGCGTGCAGGCCGCCCGCATCGCCACCCGCGGCTTTGGCGAATCGCAGCCGATCGCGTCGAACGACACGCCCGAGGGACAGGCGGCAAACCGCCGCGTGGAAATCAAGATCGTACCGATCTCGCAGGACGATCTGCGCCGCTGA